Proteins encoded in a region of the Macrobrachium nipponense isolate FS-2020 chromosome 39, ASM1510439v2, whole genome shotgun sequence genome:
- the LOC135210220 gene encoding uncharacterized protein LOC135210220 isoform X5: protein MATWTPRNAMRGIAVSPWGRPPPPPYLSPEYPSSETLPSTPPDSDLDDEEASSSSSSSSSTYPVESDMPIPISPYEEPEVEDWLEQQLATTGEMSVVERLQYLLDTGQFADVNIRVGQGNNVTVFKAHRLILATASQPLYRLVYTVNPHPNPNDVTTVRVTDMKPTDFEHILKYIYTDTIDCSNINVAFELLRASKKWGLAGLGIKSLNYLEEFLDEYEPSSDDMKTNLFDLLVLSEQSLCDMYEKCLKVLAKHCNEVIPCEGFLKLEKPVVCKVLHYKDLKFSDHLRLFEAIRDWGLRYVNVKNLKMSQLGDVVEELINIVDFEKIEDNDFVTTVLTSECLGKAEVIAFFMTRGLEIPRNLDFNNNKQLPFWIWFCATSVTEGKTKKGSKRKSGNLSTVPESSPTISLKNGTVLAFQKVCRFRKGYRCPQEQIYLPHELRFRVSKNVKLIGVGFGFLFSCTDMGITIHCQGPWETRQWTDIIQTYCRVSGEKQETADVRLMFSEPVRIEANHSYKVMVKIGRMSSGSSDVELWGGTGAQYTVATEELDFYFIKAAVDPNTKVEERDGDVNPGIITELLYQIDTEDYSKEDAKTEVVTRRRRPKEEEEEDESQQTSNEASPWRKRHRAANMSLQTSEVTRIRRRGDGSDSISYTPKKSPVEEYKPMSFSTNRWRTRTRDEESDSNKTTPVEEYKPSSFSTNRWRTRTKDEDTEKATKVEEYEYKPTSFSTNRWRPKPQEESSKPVEDSRPTSFSTNRWRTRTQEDSSSTVAKSNEETQPPGFLTNRWRNKSRDEDSNKSTSDTPFGTRKVSTEDKTDVNSTTNRWRTRSREEPPQTKVELRKTIGADDDKSSSLPFLRRRESTENKPAELPFMRRRESTENKVTEMPAYLRKRSNPMDDNKTATPFGRSRWGSSITSTTSNDDSKSSSTTQSRFLKNSDISSKSSQPSDSYRTRDTSASRYSSNREIPSTSTLSRPSDSVIGRTRESSVSLTRAPSLSRFRDSSSTSRFGPSSTSSYGSSYLSRYRH, encoded by the exons ATGGCCACGTGGACGCCTCGAAATGCCATGCGGGGTATAGCTGTGTCACCATGGGggcgccccccacccccgccctacCTCTCCCCCGAGTACCCGAGTAGCGAGACTTTGCCCTCCACACCTCCAGACTCAGACCTGGATGATGAGGaagcctcttcttcctcctcctcctcctcctccacgtaCCCAGTAGAGAGTGACATGCCAATACCCATCTCCCCATACGAGGAACCGGAAGTCGAGGACTGGTTGG AGCAACAGTTGGCAACCACCGGAGAGATGTCAGTTGTGGAAAGACTCCAGTACCTTCTTGATACGGGTCAGTTCGCCGACGTCAACATCCGCGTTGGTCAGGGCAACAATGTCACCGTTTTCAAG GCACATCGGTTAATCCTGGCTACAGCTAGTCAGCCCCTCTACAGGCTGGTCTACACAGtgaacccccaccccaacccgaATGACGTCACCACCGTCAGAGTGACCGATATGAAACCGACTGACTTCGAACATATTCTGAA GTACATCTACACAGACACCATCGACTGCAGCAACATAAACGTAGCCTTCGAACTGCTGAGGGCGAGCAAGAAGTGGGGCCTGGCCGGCCTGGGCATCAAGTCGCTGAACTACCTGGAGGAATTCCTGGACGAGTACGAGCCTTCGTCGGACGACATGAAGACCAACCTCTTCGACCTCCTGGTCCTGTCAGAGCAGTCGCTGTGTGACATGTACGAAAAGTGCCTGAAGGTCCTGGCCAAGCACTGCAACGAGGTCATCCCCTGCGAAGGGTTCCTCAAACTGGAGAAGCCCGTCGTCTGCAAGGTCCTACACTACAAGGACCTCAAGTTCTCCGATCACCTGAGACTCTTCGAAGCCATCAGGGACTGGGGTCTCCGGTACGTCAACGTCAAGAACTTGAAGATGTCGCAGCTGGGAGACGTCGTCGAGGAGCTCATTAACATCGTGGACTTCGAGAAGATCGAGGACAATGACTTCGTGACGACCGTCTTGACCTCGGAGTGTTTAGGGAAGGCCGAGGTCATCGCCTTCTTCATGACCCGTGGGTTGGAGATTCCAAGAAACCTcgacttcaacaacaacaaacag CTCCCATTCTGGATATGGTTTTGTGCCACTTCCGTGACGGAGGGGAAGACCAAGAAGGGTAGCAAACGAAAATCCGGCAACCTGTCTACCGTTCCCGAAAGTTCACCCACA aTCTCCCTCAAGAATGGAACGGTTTTGGCCTTCCAGAAGGTCTGTCGATTCCGCAAAGGGTATCGATGCCCTCAGGAACAG ATATACCTTCCACACGAACTGAGGTTCAGAGTCAGCAAAAACGTCAAGCTGATTGGAGTAGGATTTGGGTTCCTCTTCAGCTGCACAGACATGGGAATCACCATCCACTGCCAAGGACCGTGGGAGACCAGGCAGTGGACTGATATCATACAG ACCTACTGCCGAGTTTCAGGTGAAAAACAAGAAACTGCCGACGTTCGTCTCATGTTCTCCGAACCAGTCCGCATTGAAGCTAACCACAGTTACAAG GTTATGGTCAAAATTGGACGAATGAGTTCTGGAAGTTCAGATGTTGAGCTTTGGGGAGGCACTGGTGCGCAGTACACGGTTGCGACAGAAGAACTTGACTTCTACTTCATCAAGGCTGCAGTTGACCCAAATACAAAAGTTGAGGAGCGAGATGGTGATGTTAATCCTGGAATTATCACAGAGCTGTTGTATCAGATCGACACAGAAGACTACAGCAAAGAAGATGCGAAGACTGAGGTTGTCACGAGGAGACGCCgtccaaaggaggaggaggaggaagatgaatcCCAACAGACATCCAATGAAGCTAGTCCATGGCGCAAACGTCATAGGGCTGCAAATATGTCCCTGCAGACTTCTGAAGTGACGAGAATTAGGCGAAGAGGTGATGGCAGTGACTCTATATCATATACTCCTAAAAAATCTCCCGTAGAGGAATATAAGCCTATGAGTTTCTCAACTAACAGGTGGAGGACTAGAACTCGTGATGAGGAATCTGATTCCAATAAGACCACTCCAGTAGAAGAATATAAACCATCAAGCTTTTCCACGAATAGATGGAGAACGAGAACGAAAGATGAAGACACTGAGAAAGCCACTAAGGTAGAAGAATACGAATACAAGCCAACTAGTTTTTCAACCAACAGATGGCGACCGAAACCTCAGGAAGAGTCTAGTAAACCTGTGGAAGATTCTAGACCTACTAGTTTCTCCACAAACAGATGGCGAACGAGAACGCAAGAGGATTCTAGCTCAACTGTGGCTAAATCCAATGAAGAAACTCAGCCTCCAGGTTTTCTTACAAACAGGTGGAGAAACAAATCACGGGATGAAGATTCTAATAAGAGCACCTCAGACACtccttttggtaccaggaaagtATCAACTGAAGATAAAACTGACGTCAATTCCACCACTAACCGTTGGAGAACTAGATCTCGAGAAGAACCACCACAAACCAAAGTTGAGCTTCGCAAAACCATTGGAGCTGACGATGACAAATCAAGTTCCCTACCATTCCTGAGGAGAAGAGAGTCAACAGAAAATAAGCCTGCTGAATTACCTTTCATGAGACGACGAGAATCAACTGAAAATAAAGTCACGGAAATGCCAGCATACTTGAGAAAAAGGTCAAATCCTATGGATGATAATAAAACAGCAACACCATTTGGCAGAAGTAGATGGGGCAGTAGCATTACTTCCACTACCAGTAATGATGATAGTAAATCTAGCTCAACAACACAGAGTCGGTTTTTGAAGAACAGTGATATATCCTCTAAATCTTCTCAACCAAGTGATTCATACAGAACAAGAGATACTTCTGCATCACGTTACAGTTCCAATAGAGAGATACCTTCAACATCCACTCTTTCAAGGCCAAGTGATAGTGTCATTGGAAGAACCAGAGAATCCTCTGTGTCTTTAACACGAGCTCCTTCCCTGTCAAGGTTTCGGGACTCCTCATCCACATCTCGCTTTGGTCCGTCATCTACAAGTAGTTATGGAAGCAGTTATTTAAGCAG ATATCGACACTAG
- the LOC135210220 gene encoding uncharacterized protein LOC135210220 isoform X1: MATWTPRNAMRGIAVSPWGRPPPPPYLSPEYPSSETLPSTPPDSDLDDEEASSSSSSSSSTYPVESDMPIPISPYEEPEVEDWLEQQLATTGEMSVVERLQYLLDTGQFADVNIRVGQGNNVTVFKAHRLILATASQPLYRLVYTVNPHPNPNDVTTVRVTDMKPTDFEHILKYIYTDTIDCSNINVAFELLRASKKWGLAGLGIKSLNYLEEFLDEYEPSSDDMKTNLFDLLVLSEQSLCDMYEKCLKVLAKHCNEVIPCEGFLKLEKPVVCKVLHYKDLKFSDHLRLFEAIRDWGLRYVNVKNLKMSQLGDVVEELINIVDFEKIEDNDFVTTVLTSECLGKAEVIAFFMTRGLEIPRNLDFNNNKQLPFWIWFCATSVTEGKTKKGSKRKSGNLSTVPESSPTISLKNGTVLAFQKVCRFRKGYRCPQEQIYLPHELRFRVSKNVKLIGVGFGFLFSCTDMGITIHCQGPWETRQWTDIIQTYCRVSGEKQETADVRLMFSEPVRIEANHSYKVMVKIGRMSSGSSDVELWGGTGAQYTVATEELDFYFIKAAVDPNTKVEERDGDVNPGIITELLYQIDTEDYSKEDAKTEVVTRRRRPKEEEEEDESQQTSNEASPWRKRHRAANMSLQTSEVTRIRRRGDGSDSISYTPKKSPVEEYKPMSFSTNRWRTRTRDEESDSNKTTPVEEYKPSSFSTNRWRTRTKDEDTEKATKVEEYEYKPTSFSTNRWRPKPQEESSKPVEDSRPTSFSTNRWRTRTQEDSSSTVAKSNEETQPPGFLTNRWRNKSRDEDSNKSTSDTPFGTRKVSTEDKTDVNSTTNRWRTRSREEPPQTKVELRKTIGADDDKSSSLPFLRRRESTENKPAELPFMRRRESTENKVTEMPAYLRKRSNPMDDNKTATPFGRSRWGSSITSTTSNDDSKSSSTTQSRFLKNSDISSKSSQPSDSYRTRDTSASRYSSNREIPSTSTLSRPSDSVIGRTRESSVSLTRAPSLSRFRDSSSTSRFGPSSTSSYGSSYLSRYDSSSAGDTGNSGLSDSSPTSVSSRYNSSTSSGNTPRRYLGAGSDSTLYRTRTGSSLGTGGTNPGVSDRYSSTSSNRYTPLGTSSGLKDSGSSSRFSISGSSRPNDSGTSSTYSTSGLRGASDSSPSNRYSSTSVSKGTTDASSSSRYGSLLSKGATDTTSSNRYGTSVSKGATDGFSSSRFGRYSSPVNTRGTDSTSKSMGSRYGTSVLSPTPSTTYSGSNSSKLSAASGAGRYGNDSPTGKYGTTANKYSTISSRH; the protein is encoded by the exons ATGGCCACGTGGACGCCTCGAAATGCCATGCGGGGTATAGCTGTGTCACCATGGGggcgccccccacccccgccctacCTCTCCCCCGAGTACCCGAGTAGCGAGACTTTGCCCTCCACACCTCCAGACTCAGACCTGGATGATGAGGaagcctcttcttcctcctcctcctcctcctccacgtaCCCAGTAGAGAGTGACATGCCAATACCCATCTCCCCATACGAGGAACCGGAAGTCGAGGACTGGTTGG AGCAACAGTTGGCAACCACCGGAGAGATGTCAGTTGTGGAAAGACTCCAGTACCTTCTTGATACGGGTCAGTTCGCCGACGTCAACATCCGCGTTGGTCAGGGCAACAATGTCACCGTTTTCAAG GCACATCGGTTAATCCTGGCTACAGCTAGTCAGCCCCTCTACAGGCTGGTCTACACAGtgaacccccaccccaacccgaATGACGTCACCACCGTCAGAGTGACCGATATGAAACCGACTGACTTCGAACATATTCTGAA GTACATCTACACAGACACCATCGACTGCAGCAACATAAACGTAGCCTTCGAACTGCTGAGGGCGAGCAAGAAGTGGGGCCTGGCCGGCCTGGGCATCAAGTCGCTGAACTACCTGGAGGAATTCCTGGACGAGTACGAGCCTTCGTCGGACGACATGAAGACCAACCTCTTCGACCTCCTGGTCCTGTCAGAGCAGTCGCTGTGTGACATGTACGAAAAGTGCCTGAAGGTCCTGGCCAAGCACTGCAACGAGGTCATCCCCTGCGAAGGGTTCCTCAAACTGGAGAAGCCCGTCGTCTGCAAGGTCCTACACTACAAGGACCTCAAGTTCTCCGATCACCTGAGACTCTTCGAAGCCATCAGGGACTGGGGTCTCCGGTACGTCAACGTCAAGAACTTGAAGATGTCGCAGCTGGGAGACGTCGTCGAGGAGCTCATTAACATCGTGGACTTCGAGAAGATCGAGGACAATGACTTCGTGACGACCGTCTTGACCTCGGAGTGTTTAGGGAAGGCCGAGGTCATCGCCTTCTTCATGACCCGTGGGTTGGAGATTCCAAGAAACCTcgacttcaacaacaacaaacag CTCCCATTCTGGATATGGTTTTGTGCCACTTCCGTGACGGAGGGGAAGACCAAGAAGGGTAGCAAACGAAAATCCGGCAACCTGTCTACCGTTCCCGAAAGTTCACCCACA aTCTCCCTCAAGAATGGAACGGTTTTGGCCTTCCAGAAGGTCTGTCGATTCCGCAAAGGGTATCGATGCCCTCAGGAACAG ATATACCTTCCACACGAACTGAGGTTCAGAGTCAGCAAAAACGTCAAGCTGATTGGAGTAGGATTTGGGTTCCTCTTCAGCTGCACAGACATGGGAATCACCATCCACTGCCAAGGACCGTGGGAGACCAGGCAGTGGACTGATATCATACAG ACCTACTGCCGAGTTTCAGGTGAAAAACAAGAAACTGCCGACGTTCGTCTCATGTTCTCCGAACCAGTCCGCATTGAAGCTAACCACAGTTACAAG GTTATGGTCAAAATTGGACGAATGAGTTCTGGAAGTTCAGATGTTGAGCTTTGGGGAGGCACTGGTGCGCAGTACACGGTTGCGACAGAAGAACTTGACTTCTACTTCATCAAGGCTGCAGTTGACCCAAATACAAAAGTTGAGGAGCGAGATGGTGATGTTAATCCTGGAATTATCACAGAGCTGTTGTATCAGATCGACACAGAAGACTACAGCAAAGAAGATGCGAAGACTGAGGTTGTCACGAGGAGACGCCgtccaaaggaggaggaggaggaagatgaatcCCAACAGACATCCAATGAAGCTAGTCCATGGCGCAAACGTCATAGGGCTGCAAATATGTCCCTGCAGACTTCTGAAGTGACGAGAATTAGGCGAAGAGGTGATGGCAGTGACTCTATATCATATACTCCTAAAAAATCTCCCGTAGAGGAATATAAGCCTATGAGTTTCTCAACTAACAGGTGGAGGACTAGAACTCGTGATGAGGAATCTGATTCCAATAAGACCACTCCAGTAGAAGAATATAAACCATCAAGCTTTTCCACGAATAGATGGAGAACGAGAACGAAAGATGAAGACACTGAGAAAGCCACTAAGGTAGAAGAATACGAATACAAGCCAACTAGTTTTTCAACCAACAGATGGCGACCGAAACCTCAGGAAGAGTCTAGTAAACCTGTGGAAGATTCTAGACCTACTAGTTTCTCCACAAACAGATGGCGAACGAGAACGCAAGAGGATTCTAGCTCAACTGTGGCTAAATCCAATGAAGAAACTCAGCCTCCAGGTTTTCTTACAAACAGGTGGAGAAACAAATCACGGGATGAAGATTCTAATAAGAGCACCTCAGACACtccttttggtaccaggaaagtATCAACTGAAGATAAAACTGACGTCAATTCCACCACTAACCGTTGGAGAACTAGATCTCGAGAAGAACCACCACAAACCAAAGTTGAGCTTCGCAAAACCATTGGAGCTGACGATGACAAATCAAGTTCCCTACCATTCCTGAGGAGAAGAGAGTCAACAGAAAATAAGCCTGCTGAATTACCTTTCATGAGACGACGAGAATCAACTGAAAATAAAGTCACGGAAATGCCAGCATACTTGAGAAAAAGGTCAAATCCTATGGATGATAATAAAACAGCAACACCATTTGGCAGAAGTAGATGGGGCAGTAGCATTACTTCCACTACCAGTAATGATGATAGTAAATCTAGCTCAACAACACAGAGTCGGTTTTTGAAGAACAGTGATATATCCTCTAAATCTTCTCAACCAAGTGATTCATACAGAACAAGAGATACTTCTGCATCACGTTACAGTTCCAATAGAGAGATACCTTCAACATCCACTCTTTCAAGGCCAAGTGATAGTGTCATTGGAAGAACCAGAGAATCCTCTGTGTCTTTAACACGAGCTCCTTCCCTGTCAAGGTTTCGGGACTCCTCATCCACATCTCGCTTTGGTCCGTCATCTACAAGTAGTTATGGAAGCAGTTATTTAAGCAGGTATGATTCATCTTCAGCTGGTGACACTGGCAATAGTGGATTGTCAGACTCTAGCCCAACTAGCGTCAGTAGTAGATACAATTCATCTACCTCAAGTGGGAATACTCCAAGGAGGTATTTAGGTGCTGGTAGTGATTCAACTCTATACAGAACCAGGACAGGTTCCAGTCTTGGCACTGGTGGAACCAACCCCGGTGTTAGCGATAGATACAGCTCCACATCAAGTAACAGATACACACCCCTAGGAACCTCATCAGGACTGAAAGATTCAGGTTCAAGTAGTAGATTTAGTATTTCAGGATCTTCAAGACCTAATGATTCTGGAACTAGCAGTACATACAGTACATCAGGACTCAGAGGAGCTTCTGACTCTAGCCCTAGTAATAGATATAGTAGTACGTCAGTGTCAAAGGGAACTACTGACGCCAGTTCTAGTAGTAGATATGGTTCATTACTGTCTAAGGGGGCTACCGACACCACCTCTAGTAATAGATATGGTACGTCAGTGTCCAAGGGAGCTACTGATGGCTTCTCTAGTAGTAGATTTGGTAGGTACAGCTCCCCAGTCAACACAAGAGGGACTGACTCTACCTCAAAGAGCATGGGCAGTAGATACGGCACCTCAGTTCTGTCTCCCACGCCCAGCACAACTTACAGTGGTAGCAATAGCAGCAAGCTGAGTGCTGCCAGTGGAGCTGGTAGGTATGGAAATGATAGTCCCACTGGTAAATATGGAACCACAGCTAATAAATACAGCACCATATCCAGCCGACATTAA
- the LOC135210220 gene encoding dentin sialophosphoprotein-like isoform X3, whose translation MATWTPRNAMREQQLATTGEMSVVERLQYLLDTGQFADVNIRVGQGNNVTVFKAHRLILATASQPLYRLVYTVNPHPNPNDVTTVRVTDMKPTDFEHILKYIYTDTIDCSNINVAFELLRASKKWGLAGLGIKSLNYLEEFLDEYEPSSDDMKTNLFDLLVLSEQSLCDMYEKCLKVLAKHCNEVIPCEGFLKLEKPVVCKVLHYKDLKFSDHLRLFEAIRDWGLRYVNVKNLKMSQLGDVVEELINIVDFEKIEDNDFVTTVLTSECLGKAEVIAFFMTRGLEIPRNLDFNNNKQLPFWIWFCATSVTEGKTKKGSKRKSGNLSTVPESSPTISLKNGTVLAFQKVCRFRKGYRCPQEQIYLPHELRFRVSKNVKLIGVGFGFLFSCTDMGITIHCQGPWETRQWTDIIQTYCRVSGEKQETADVRLMFSEPVRIEANHSYKVMVKIGRMSSGSSDVELWGGTGAQYTVATEELDFYFIKAAVDPNTKVEERDGDVNPGIITELLYQIDTEDYSKEDAKTEVVTRRRRPKEEEEEDESQQTSNEASPWRKRHRAANMSLQTSEVTRIRRRGDGSDSISYTPKKSPVEEYKPMSFSTNRWRTRTRDEESDSNKTTPVEEYKPSSFSTNRWRTRTKDEDTEKATKVEEYEYKPTSFSTNRWRPKPQEESSKPVEDSRPTSFSTNRWRTRTQEDSSSTVAKSNEETQPPGFLTNRWRNKSRDEDSNKSTSDTPFGTRKVSTEDKTDVNSTTNRWRTRSREEPPQTKVELRKTIGADDDKSSSLPFLRRRESTENKPAELPFMRRRESTENKVTEMPAYLRKRSNPMDDNKTATPFGRSRWGSSITSTTSNDDSKSSSTTQSRFLKNSDISSKSSQPSDSYRTRDTSASRYSSNREIPSTSTLSRPSDSVIGRTRESSVSLTRAPSLSRFRDSSSTSRFGPSSTSSYGSSYLSRYDSSSAGDTGNSGLSDSSPTSVSSRYNSSTSSGNTPRRYLGAGSDSTLYRTRTGSSLGTGGTNPGVSDRYSSTSSNRYTPLGTSSGLKDSGSSSRFSISGSSRPNDSGTSSTYSTSGLRGASDSSPSNRYSSTSVSKGTTDASSSSRYGSLLSKGATDTTSSNRYGTSVSKGATDGFSSSRFGRYSSPVNTRGTDSTSKSMGSRYGTSVLSPTPSTTYSGSNSSKLSAASGAGRYGNDSPTGKYGTTANKYSTISSRH comes from the exons ATGGCCACGTGGACGCCTCGAAATGCCATGCGGG AGCAACAGTTGGCAACCACCGGAGAGATGTCAGTTGTGGAAAGACTCCAGTACCTTCTTGATACGGGTCAGTTCGCCGACGTCAACATCCGCGTTGGTCAGGGCAACAATGTCACCGTTTTCAAG GCACATCGGTTAATCCTGGCTACAGCTAGTCAGCCCCTCTACAGGCTGGTCTACACAGtgaacccccaccccaacccgaATGACGTCACCACCGTCAGAGTGACCGATATGAAACCGACTGACTTCGAACATATTCTGAA GTACATCTACACAGACACCATCGACTGCAGCAACATAAACGTAGCCTTCGAACTGCTGAGGGCGAGCAAGAAGTGGGGCCTGGCCGGCCTGGGCATCAAGTCGCTGAACTACCTGGAGGAATTCCTGGACGAGTACGAGCCTTCGTCGGACGACATGAAGACCAACCTCTTCGACCTCCTGGTCCTGTCAGAGCAGTCGCTGTGTGACATGTACGAAAAGTGCCTGAAGGTCCTGGCCAAGCACTGCAACGAGGTCATCCCCTGCGAAGGGTTCCTCAAACTGGAGAAGCCCGTCGTCTGCAAGGTCCTACACTACAAGGACCTCAAGTTCTCCGATCACCTGAGACTCTTCGAAGCCATCAGGGACTGGGGTCTCCGGTACGTCAACGTCAAGAACTTGAAGATGTCGCAGCTGGGAGACGTCGTCGAGGAGCTCATTAACATCGTGGACTTCGAGAAGATCGAGGACAATGACTTCGTGACGACCGTCTTGACCTCGGAGTGTTTAGGGAAGGCCGAGGTCATCGCCTTCTTCATGACCCGTGGGTTGGAGATTCCAAGAAACCTcgacttcaacaacaacaaacag CTCCCATTCTGGATATGGTTTTGTGCCACTTCCGTGACGGAGGGGAAGACCAAGAAGGGTAGCAAACGAAAATCCGGCAACCTGTCTACCGTTCCCGAAAGTTCACCCACA aTCTCCCTCAAGAATGGAACGGTTTTGGCCTTCCAGAAGGTCTGTCGATTCCGCAAAGGGTATCGATGCCCTCAGGAACAG ATATACCTTCCACACGAACTGAGGTTCAGAGTCAGCAAAAACGTCAAGCTGATTGGAGTAGGATTTGGGTTCCTCTTCAGCTGCACAGACATGGGAATCACCATCCACTGCCAAGGACCGTGGGAGACCAGGCAGTGGACTGATATCATACAG ACCTACTGCCGAGTTTCAGGTGAAAAACAAGAAACTGCCGACGTTCGTCTCATGTTCTCCGAACCAGTCCGCATTGAAGCTAACCACAGTTACAAG GTTATGGTCAAAATTGGACGAATGAGTTCTGGAAGTTCAGATGTTGAGCTTTGGGGAGGCACTGGTGCGCAGTACACGGTTGCGACAGAAGAACTTGACTTCTACTTCATCAAGGCTGCAGTTGACCCAAATACAAAAGTTGAGGAGCGAGATGGTGATGTTAATCCTGGAATTATCACAGAGCTGTTGTATCAGATCGACACAGAAGACTACAGCAAAGAAGATGCGAAGACTGAGGTTGTCACGAGGAGACGCCgtccaaaggaggaggaggaggaagatgaatcCCAACAGACATCCAATGAAGCTAGTCCATGGCGCAAACGTCATAGGGCTGCAAATATGTCCCTGCAGACTTCTGAAGTGACGAGAATTAGGCGAAGAGGTGATGGCAGTGACTCTATATCATATACTCCTAAAAAATCTCCCGTAGAGGAATATAAGCCTATGAGTTTCTCAACTAACAGGTGGAGGACTAGAACTCGTGATGAGGAATCTGATTCCAATAAGACCACTCCAGTAGAAGAATATAAACCATCAAGCTTTTCCACGAATAGATGGAGAACGAGAACGAAAGATGAAGACACTGAGAAAGCCACTAAGGTAGAAGAATACGAATACAAGCCAACTAGTTTTTCAACCAACAGATGGCGACCGAAACCTCAGGAAGAGTCTAGTAAACCTGTGGAAGATTCTAGACCTACTAGTTTCTCCACAAACAGATGGCGAACGAGAACGCAAGAGGATTCTAGCTCAACTGTGGCTAAATCCAATGAAGAAACTCAGCCTCCAGGTTTTCTTACAAACAGGTGGAGAAACAAATCACGGGATGAAGATTCTAATAAGAGCACCTCAGACACtccttttggtaccaggaaagtATCAACTGAAGATAAAACTGACGTCAATTCCACCACTAACCGTTGGAGAACTAGATCTCGAGAAGAACCACCACAAACCAAAGTTGAGCTTCGCAAAACCATTGGAGCTGACGATGACAAATCAAGTTCCCTACCATTCCTGAGGAGAAGAGAGTCAACAGAAAATAAGCCTGCTGAATTACCTTTCATGAGACGACGAGAATCAACTGAAAATAAAGTCACGGAAATGCCAGCATACTTGAGAAAAAGGTCAAATCCTATGGATGATAATAAAACAGCAACACCATTTGGCAGAAGTAGATGGGGCAGTAGCATTACTTCCACTACCAGTAATGATGATAGTAAATCTAGCTCAACAACACAGAGTCGGTTTTTGAAGAACAGTGATATATCCTCTAAATCTTCTCAACCAAGTGATTCATACAGAACAAGAGATACTTCTGCATCACGTTACAGTTCCAATAGAGAGATACCTTCAACATCCACTCTTTCAAGGCCAAGTGATAGTGTCATTGGAAGAACCAGAGAATCCTCTGTGTCTTTAACACGAGCTCCTTCCCTGTCAAGGTTTCGGGACTCCTCATCCACATCTCGCTTTGGTCCGTCATCTACAAGTAGTTATGGAAGCAGTTATTTAAGCAGGTATGATTCATCTTCAGCTGGTGACACTGGCAATAGTGGATTGTCAGACTCTAGCCCAACTAGCGTCAGTAGTAGATACAATTCATCTACCTCAAGTGGGAATACTCCAAGGAGGTATTTAGGTGCTGGTAGTGATTCAACTCTATACAGAACCAGGACAGGTTCCAGTCTTGGCACTGGTGGAACCAACCCCGGTGTTAGCGATAGATACAGCTCCACATCAAGTAACAGATACACACCCCTAGGAACCTCATCAGGACTGAAAGATTCAGGTTCAAGTAGTAGATTTAGTATTTCAGGATCTTCAAGACCTAATGATTCTGGAACTAGCAGTACATACAGTACATCAGGACTCAGAGGAGCTTCTGACTCTAGCCCTAGTAATAGATATAGTAGTACGTCAGTGTCAAAGGGAACTACTGACGCCAGTTCTAGTAGTAGATATGGTTCATTACTGTCTAAGGGGGCTACCGACACCACCTCTAGTAATAGATATGGTACGTCAGTGTCCAAGGGAGCTACTGATGGCTTCTCTAGTAGTAGATTTGGTAGGTACAGCTCCCCAGTCAACACAAGAGGGACTGACTCTACCTCAAAGAGCATGGGCAGTAGATACGGCACCTCAGTTCTGTCTCCCACGCCCAGCACAACTTACAGTGGTAGCAATAGCAGCAAGCTGAGTGCTGCCAGTGGAGCTGGTAGGTATGGAAATGATAGTCCCACTGGTAAATATGGAACCACAGCTAATAAATACAGCACCATATCCAGCCGACATTAA